In the genome of Mycobacterium kansasii ATCC 12478, one region contains:
- a CDS encoding phosphoribosylaminoimidazolesuccinocarboxamide synthase has protein sequence MRPALSDYQHLASGKVREIYRIDDGHLLLVATDRISAYDYVLDSTIPDKGRILTAMSVFFFGLVDTPNHLAGPPDDSRIPDEVLGRALVVRRLEMLPVECVARGYLTGSGLLDYQATGKVCGIALPPGLVEASKFGAPLFTPATKAALGDHDENISFARVIEMVGGVRANQLRDRTLQIYVQAADHALRKGIIIADTKFEFGIDGDGNLLLADEIFTPDSSRYWPADEYRPGVVQTSFDKQFVRNWLTSPESGWDRGGDQPPPPLPSAIIEATRERYIEAYERISGLWFGDWIGPSA, from the coding sequence TTGCGTCCTGCATTGTCCGACTACCAGCATCTGGCCAGCGGCAAGGTCAGGGAGATCTACCGCATCGACGACGGCCACCTGTTGCTGGTCGCCACCGACCGGATCTCGGCGTACGACTACGTCCTGGACAGCACCATCCCCGACAAGGGCCGCATCCTGACCGCGATGAGCGTGTTCTTCTTCGGCCTGGTCGATACCCCCAACCACCTGGCCGGGCCGCCCGACGATTCGCGCATCCCCGATGAGGTGCTGGGCCGCGCGCTGGTGGTGCGCCGACTGGAGATGCTTCCGGTGGAATGCGTGGCGCGCGGCTATCTGACCGGCTCGGGTCTGCTCGACTACCAGGCAACCGGAAAGGTCTGCGGGATTGCCCTGCCACCGGGTTTGGTCGAGGCCAGCAAGTTCGGTGCGCCGCTGTTCACCCCGGCGACCAAAGCCGCGCTGGGCGACCACGATGAGAACATCTCGTTTGCCCGGGTGATCGAGATGGTAGGTGGGGTGCGCGCCAACCAGCTGCGCGACCGTACTCTGCAGATCTACGTTCAGGCCGCCGACCACGCCCTGCGGAAGGGGATCATCATCGCCGACACCAAGTTCGAGTTCGGTATCGACGGCGACGGCAACCTGCTGCTGGCCGACGAGATATTCACCCCCGACTCGTCGCGGTACTGGCCGGCCGACGAGTACCGGCCCGGCGTGGTGCAGACCAGCTTCGACAAGCAGTTCGTCCGCAATTGGCTGACCAGCCCCGAGTCCGGCTGGGACCGCGGCGGCGACCAGCCGCCGCCGCCGCTGCCCAGCGCCATCATCGAGGCCACACGGGAACGTTACATCGAAGCCTACGAACGTATCTCGGGTCTGTGGTTCGGCGACTGGATCGGACCGAGCGCATGA
- the purB gene encoding adenylosuccinate lyase, whose amino-acid sequence MGIPNVLASRYASAEMVAIWSPQAKVVAERRLWLAVLRAQAELEVEVPQEAIADYERVLDDVDLDSIAARERVLRHDVKARIEEFNDLAGHQHVHKGMTSRDLTENVEQLQIRQSLELVFSHGVAVVARLAERAVAYRDLVMTGRSHNVAAQATTLGKRFASAAQETLIALTRLRELIDRYPLRGIKGPMGTAQDMLDLLGGEPARLARLERRIADFLGFSTVLTSVGQVYPRSLDHDVVSALVQLGAGPSSLAHTIRLMAGHELVTEGFAPGQVGSSAMPHKMNTRSCERVDGLQVVLRGYASMAAELAGAQWNEGDVFCSVVRRVALPDSFFAIDGQLETFLTVLDEFGAYPRVIQRELDRYLPFLATTKVLIAAVRAGMGRESAHHVIREHAIATALAMREGAEPDLLDRLAADPRLPLDRAALDAALADRKAFTGAAADQVDEVVAMVDKLVGRYPEAAKYTPGAIL is encoded by the coding sequence GTGGGCATTCCGAACGTGCTGGCCTCCCGGTACGCCAGCGCCGAGATGGTCGCGATCTGGTCGCCGCAAGCCAAGGTGGTCGCCGAGCGGCGGCTATGGCTGGCGGTGCTGCGGGCACAAGCCGAACTGGAAGTGGAGGTTCCGCAGGAGGCGATCGCCGACTACGAACGGGTGCTCGACGACGTGGACCTGGACTCGATCGCGGCCCGGGAGCGGGTGCTGCGCCACGACGTCAAGGCCCGCATCGAGGAATTCAACGACCTCGCCGGTCACCAGCACGTGCACAAGGGCATGACCAGTCGTGATCTGACCGAGAACGTCGAGCAGCTGCAGATCCGGCAATCGCTGGAGTTGGTTTTCTCTCACGGCGTGGCGGTGGTGGCCCGGCTGGCCGAACGGGCGGTGGCTTACCGCGACCTGGTGATGACCGGGCGCAGCCACAACGTCGCCGCCCAGGCCACCACCTTGGGCAAGCGTTTCGCTTCGGCGGCGCAGGAAACGCTGATCGCGTTGACCAGGCTGCGAGAACTGATCGACCGCTACCCGTTGCGGGGCATCAAGGGCCCGATGGGCACCGCGCAGGACATGCTCGACCTGCTGGGCGGCGAGCCGGCCAGGCTGGCCCGACTGGAACGCCGCATCGCTGACTTCTTAGGTTTCTCAACCGTTTTGACCAGTGTCGGGCAGGTGTATCCGCGCTCGCTGGACCATGACGTGGTGTCCGCGCTGGTGCAGCTCGGCGCCGGACCGTCGTCACTGGCCCACACGATCCGGCTGATGGCCGGGCACGAGCTGGTCACTGAGGGTTTCGCGCCGGGGCAGGTCGGCTCGTCGGCGATGCCGCACAAGATGAACACCCGCAGTTGCGAACGGGTCGACGGGTTGCAGGTGGTGCTGCGCGGGTACGCCTCGATGGCCGCCGAACTGGCCGGGGCGCAGTGGAACGAGGGCGACGTCTTCTGCTCGGTGGTGCGCCGAGTTGCCTTGCCGGACAGCTTCTTTGCCATCGACGGACAACTGGAGACATTTCTGACGGTGCTCGACGAATTCGGCGCCTACCCGCGGGTGATCCAGCGCGAGCTGGATCGCTACCTACCGTTCCTGGCCACCACCAAGGTATTGATTGCGGCGGTGCGCGCGGGTATGGGCCGCGAGAGCGCGCACCACGTGATCCGCGAACACGCGATCGCCACCGCACTGGCCATGCGCGAGGGCGCCGAACCCGACCTGCTGGACCGGTTGGCCGCCGATCCGCGGTTGCCCCTTGACCGCGCGGCGCTGGACGCCGCCCTCGCCGACCGCAAGGCGTTCACCGGCGCTGCCGCCGACCAGGTCGACGAGGTGGTCGCGATGGTAGACAAGCTGGTAGGCCGCTACCCGGAAGCCGCTAAGTACACGCCAGGAGCAATCCTATGA
- a CDS encoding cytochrome P450, which translates to MTLAGALSSIDFTDLDNFANGFPHELFAVHRREAPVYWHQPTDNTPDGEGFWSVATYPETLAVLKDPVTYSSVTGGERPFGGTLLQDLAIAGQVLNMMDDPRHAQIRRLVSSGLTPRMIRRVEDDLRARARRLLDAVQPGEPVDFLVDIAAELPMQMICILLGVPESERHWLFEAIEPQFDFGGSRKASLSPLSPVSVSEQAAQAGSRMYAYGQQLIASKRADPTDDMLSVVANAMLDDQDAPALSDLELYLFFSLLFSAGAETTRNAVGGGLLALAEHPEQLRALRNDLEMLPSAVEEMVRWTSPSPSKRRTATRDVSLGGHSIRAGQKVQIWEGSANRDAAVFDHADEFDITRKPNPHLGFGQGVHYCLGANLARLELRVLFEELLSRFAGVRLVRPVEWTRSNRHTGIRHLVVELREGQ; encoded by the coding sequence ATGACTCTCGCGGGCGCGCTCTCGAGCATCGACTTCACCGACCTGGACAACTTCGCCAACGGATTCCCGCACGAGCTCTTCGCGGTCCACCGCCGGGAAGCGCCGGTGTACTGGCACCAGCCGACCGACAACACCCCCGACGGCGAAGGCTTCTGGTCGGTCGCCACATACCCGGAAACGCTTGCGGTGCTGAAGGATCCGGTGACGTACTCGTCGGTCACCGGCGGCGAGCGGCCGTTCGGCGGCACGCTGCTGCAGGACTTGGCCATCGCCGGCCAGGTGCTCAACATGATGGACGACCCGCGGCACGCCCAGATTCGCCGGCTCGTCAGCTCCGGGCTGACGCCGCGGATGATCCGCCGTGTCGAGGATGATCTGCGGGCCCGGGCGCGTCGGCTGCTAGACGCGGTGCAGCCGGGCGAACCGGTCGATTTCCTGGTCGACATCGCCGCCGAACTGCCCATGCAGATGATCTGCATTCTGCTGGGAGTGCCGGAGTCCGAACGGCATTGGCTGTTCGAGGCGATCGAGCCGCAGTTCGACTTCGGCGGCTCCCGCAAGGCGTCCCTGTCGCCGCTGTCGCCGGTGTCGGTTTCCGAACAAGCGGCGCAGGCCGGGTCCCGGATGTACGCCTACGGCCAGCAGTTGATCGCGTCCAAGCGCGCCGACCCCACCGACGACATGTTGTCTGTCGTCGCGAACGCGATGCTCGACGATCAAGATGCGCCGGCTCTGTCGGATCTGGAGCTCTATCTGTTCTTCAGCCTGCTGTTCAGCGCCGGCGCCGAGACGACACGCAACGCGGTGGGCGGTGGGCTGCTGGCGCTGGCCGAACACCCCGAGCAATTGCGGGCGCTGCGCAACGATCTCGAGATGTTGCCGTCGGCGGTCGAGGAGATGGTTCGCTGGACGTCGCCGTCGCCGTCCAAGCGGCGCACCGCCACCCGCGATGTCAGCCTGGGCGGACACTCGATCCGGGCGGGGCAGAAGGTACAGATCTGGGAGGGTTCGGCCAACCGCGACGCGGCCGTGTTCGACCACGCCGACGAGTTCGACATCACCCGAAAGCCCAACCCGCACTTAGGGTTCGGCCAAGGTGTGCACTACTGTCTGGGAGCCAATCTGGCTCGGCTGGAACTGCGGGTGCTGTTCGAGGAACTGCTCTCGCGGTTCGCCGGCGTGCGCCTGGTGCGGCCGGTCGAATGGACTCGCAGCAACCGGCACACCGGCATCCGCCACCTGGTCGTGGAGCTACGTGAGGGACAGTGA
- a CDS encoding gamma-glutamyltransferase family protein, protein MPILGRNVVATSQPLAAQAGLRMLAEGGNAVDAAIATAITLTLVEPVSNGIGSDAFAVVWDGTRLHGLNASGRSPAAWTPEYFGGNGVPALGWNSVTVPGAVSAWTDLHAEFGNLPFERLFEPAISHGRKGFPVSPIVAAQWEAQVPLLASQPGFAEAFLPGGRAPKPGELFRFPDHADTLEKIAATHGEAFYRGELAEKLEAHARANGAAMRVSDLAAHRSDWVGTITGTYRGYTIHEIPPNGQGIVALIALGILEQFDMASLPVDSADSVHLQIEALKLAFADAQAYVADIDHMPLLPEHLLDEQYLRGRAALIDLKHAKPASAGSPRGGTVYLTAADASGMMVSMIQSNYLGFGSGVVVPGTGISLQNRGSGFVATQGHPNQVGPGKRPFHTIIPGFVTKDGAPVLSFGVMGGQMQPQGHVQVLVRIADYGQNPQTACDGPRFRWVQGLQVCCENGFPPATLDDLRRRGHELVTVDDYNQFGSCQAIWRLDDGYVAASDPRRDGQAVAF, encoded by the coding sequence ATGCCGATCCTGGGCCGAAACGTCGTCGCCACCTCACAGCCGCTCGCCGCCCAGGCCGGTCTGCGGATGCTCGCCGAAGGGGGGAACGCGGTAGACGCCGCTATCGCCACCGCCATCACCCTGACACTGGTGGAACCGGTGTCCAACGGCATCGGCTCCGATGCCTTCGCCGTCGTCTGGGACGGCACGCGGCTACACGGGTTGAATGCCTCCGGCCGCTCACCTGCGGCGTGGACGCCGGAATACTTCGGCGGCAACGGCGTTCCCGCGCTCGGCTGGAATTCGGTGACGGTACCGGGTGCCGTGTCGGCGTGGACCGATCTGCACGCGGAGTTCGGAAACCTACCGTTCGAACGACTTTTTGAGCCGGCTATCTCTCACGGCCGCAAGGGGTTTCCGGTGTCACCGATCGTCGCCGCGCAATGGGAGGCTCAGGTACCCCTGCTCGCGTCGCAGCCCGGGTTCGCCGAGGCGTTCCTGCCCGGTGGCCGCGCGCCAAAACCCGGTGAGCTGTTCAGGTTTCCAGACCACGCGGACACCCTGGAGAAGATCGCCGCCACCCATGGTGAAGCGTTCTACCGGGGAGAGCTGGCCGAAAAGCTCGAAGCGCACGCCAGAGCCAACGGCGCCGCGATGCGAGTCAGCGACCTGGCCGCCCATCGCAGCGACTGGGTGGGCACCATCACTGGCACATACCGCGGCTACACCATTCACGAGATCCCGCCCAACGGCCAGGGCATCGTCGCCCTGATCGCGCTCGGGATACTCGAGCAGTTCGACATGGCCTCGCTGCCAGTCGATTCCGCGGACAGCGTGCATCTGCAGATCGAGGCGCTCAAACTCGCGTTCGCCGATGCGCAGGCTTATGTCGCCGACATCGACCACATGCCGCTGCTTCCGGAGCACCTGCTCGACGAACAGTACCTGCGGGGGCGCGCCGCGCTGATCGATCTCAAACACGCCAAGCCGGCGTCGGCTGGAAGTCCAAGGGGCGGCACCGTGTATCTCACCGCAGCAGATGCCTCCGGAATGATGGTGTCGATGATCCAGTCGAACTACCTGGGCTTCGGGTCCGGCGTGGTGGTGCCGGGAACCGGCATCTCACTGCAGAATCGCGGCTCGGGTTTTGTTGCGACGCAAGGTCATCCGAACCAGGTCGGACCTGGCAAGCGGCCCTTCCACACCATCATCCCGGGGTTCGTGACCAAGGACGGCGCGCCGGTGCTGAGTTTCGGCGTGATGGGTGGCCAGATGCAACCACAAGGCCACGTGCAGGTGCTGGTCCGCATCGCCGACTACGGCCAGAACCCCCAGACGGCGTGCGACGGCCCCCGATTCCGGTGGGTGCAGGGACTGCAGGTCTGCTGCGAAAACGGCTTTCCGCCGGCAACACTCGACGACTTGCGCAGGCGCGGGCATGAGCTGGTCACGGTGGACGACTACAACCAGTTCGGCAGCTGCCAGGCGATCTGGCGTCTCGATGACGGATATGTCGCGGCCAGTGACCCGCGCCGCGACGGTCAGGCTGTGGCGTTCTGA
- a CDS encoding TetR/AcrR family transcriptional regulator translates to MGVTAAVTPKGERRRYALVSAAAELLGEGGFEAVRHRAVARRAGLPLASTTYYFSSLDDLIARAVEHIGMIEVAQLRARVNALPRRRRGPETTGEVLVDLLVGDVDGPGLAEQLISRYERHIACTRLPALRESMRRNLRQRAEGVAEAIERSGRSVRIELVCTLICAVDGSVVSALVEGRDARGAALATVVDLIDVLAPVDQRPIRV, encoded by the coding sequence GTGGGCGTGACGGCAGCTGTTACTCCAAAAGGAGAACGTCGGCGGTATGCGTTGGTCAGCGCCGCTGCCGAGCTGCTTGGCGAGGGCGGATTCGAAGCAGTACGTCACCGGGCCGTCGCCCGGCGCGCCGGACTGCCGTTGGCCTCTACCACTTACTACTTTTCGTCCCTCGATGATCTGATCGCCCGCGCGGTCGAACACATCGGGATGATCGAGGTGGCGCAGTTACGGGCGCGGGTCAACGCGCTGCCGCGGCGGCGACGGGGACCCGAGACCACCGGTGAAGTGCTGGTCGACCTGCTTGTGGGGGACGTGGACGGCCCGGGGCTCGCCGAACAGCTGATATCGCGATACGAGCGGCATATCGCCTGTACCCGCCTGCCCGCGTTGCGGGAAAGCATGCGCCGCAACCTACGCCAGCGCGCCGAGGGGGTTGCCGAGGCCATCGAGCGATCCGGCCGGTCCGTGCGCATCGAACTGGTGTGCACCCTGATCTGCGCGGTCGACGGTTCGGTGGTCTCCGCGCTGGTCGAAGGGCGCGACGCGCGCGGCGCCGCGCTGGCAACCGTGGTCGATCTCATCGATGTGCTTGCGCCGGTCGACCAACGGCCGATCCGGGTGTAG
- a CDS encoding tellurite resistance/C4-dicarboxylate transporter family protein: MTLRLADAEPSPDVFAAVMATGIVSIAAEKHHYRLISETMGVLASLGLVFLTALVILTRRFRVWDLRDPDITLRLFTFVAACAVLDSRLMANVAVVLTLGVAASSSWLVLVVLTARNITARPWTRLRDRAHGAWELVSVGTSGLAIVAAKVARSTGEPGWLGVAMPIWVLALGSYGLMTWLIVWRAAEDRRDRENAEPDSWILMGGLAIATLAGDNIHRVAAAWLARPVCIVTVVTWVAATLWIPPLVYFGLRRFGREPEALRFGGVWWAFVFPLGMYSAATEATAAELGRRSLSTVSLVFCWIAVTAWVIVAVAGLLRLRRAVVGNRD, encoded by the coding sequence GTGACACTTCGGCTCGCCGATGCCGAGCCGTCACCCGATGTCTTCGCCGCGGTGATGGCGACCGGCATCGTGTCGATCGCCGCTGAGAAGCACCACTATCGTCTGATCAGCGAGACCATGGGCGTTCTGGCGTCGCTTGGTCTGGTGTTCCTGACCGCCCTGGTGATCCTCACCCGCCGGTTTCGCGTGTGGGACCTGCGCGATCCTGACATCACGCTGCGGCTGTTCACCTTCGTCGCCGCGTGTGCGGTGCTGGACAGCCGGCTGATGGCCAACGTCGCGGTGGTGCTGACCCTCGGCGTGGCCGCGTCGTCGTCCTGGCTGGTCTTGGTGGTCCTCACGGCCCGCAACATCACGGCGCGGCCGTGGACGCGGCTGCGCGACCGGGCGCACGGCGCCTGGGAGCTGGTCAGCGTCGGCACCTCCGGCCTGGCGATCGTGGCCGCCAAGGTGGCCCGATCAACCGGTGAGCCCGGCTGGCTGGGCGTCGCCATGCCCATCTGGGTTTTGGCGCTGGGCAGCTACGGCTTGATGACGTGGCTGATCGTGTGGCGGGCGGCAGAAGACCGACGGGACCGGGAAAATGCCGAGCCTGACAGCTGGATCCTGATGGGCGGCCTGGCCATAGCGACATTGGCCGGCGACAACATCCACCGGGTGGCAGCGGCCTGGCTGGCCCGGCCGGTGTGCATCGTGACCGTGGTGACCTGGGTGGCCGCCACGCTGTGGATACCTCCGCTGGTGTACTTCGGCCTGCGCCGCTTCGGCCGGGAGCCCGAAGCGCTGCGCTTCGGCGGGGTGTGGTGGGCGTTCGTGTTTCCCCTGGGTATGTACTCGGCGGCCACCGAGGCCACGGCAGCCGAGTTGGGCCGGCGATCGCTGAGCACCGTTTCGCTGGTGTTCTGCTGGATCGCGGTGACGGCGTGGGTGATCGTGGCCGTCGCGGGCCTGCTGCGACTGCGGCGCGCCGTGGTGGGCAACCGCGATTAG
- a CDS encoding class II aldolase/adducin family protein, whose protein sequence is MLLTASGRVRNLTTDRLAVVDHDGKPLDGQLEPAVAEIVPMHAAVYRARPNVGGVIHTHSPAVTAFALAHRPLPCRYEALLRFGQATAAPVVPWAPQVCPCHRLPGHSQLAIRGTAPAFWVERHLRPTRWGARNNQDVRGQRCPWAWQVPTAVARVYQVRWEAVADRMASVSVLIIEIVSRYAVFVATPVGGLTSSRSPAP, encoded by the coding sequence ATGCTGCTCACCGCATCGGGCAGGGTGCGGAACCTCACCACCGATCGGCTCGCCGTCGTCGACCACGACGGCAAACCGCTCGACGGACAGCTTGAGCCCGCCGTCGCCGAGATTGTTCCCATGCACGCCGCGGTGTATCGGGCCCGGCCAAACGTGGGCGGCGTTATCCACACTCACTCCCCGGCGGTTACCGCATTCGCCCTCGCACACCGCCCGCTGCCCTGCCGTTACGAGGCGCTGCTGCGTTTCGGCCAAGCCACAGCTGCGCCTGTGGTGCCGTGGGCACCCCAAGTGTGTCCGTGTCACAGGCTGCCAGGTCACTCTCAATTAGCCATCCGCGGCACCGCGCCGGCGTTCTGGGTAGAACGCCACCTGCGACCCACGCGGTGGGGGGCGCGGAACAACCAGGATGTGCGTGGCCAGCGATGCCCGTGGGCATGGCAAGTGCCGACGGCAGTTGCACGGGTCTACCAGGTCAGGTGGGAAGCGGTGGCCGACAGGATGGCAAGCGTCAGCGTCCTGATTATCGAGATTGTCTCCCGGTATGCCGTCTTCGTAGCGACACCCGTGGGTGGTTTGACCAGCTCACGATCCCCGGCGCCATAA
- the ctaD gene encoding cytochrome c oxidase subunit I: MTAEAPPAAPLYPRRPFPARSGPKGALVYKLVTTTDHKTIGVMYVVTSYALFFVAGLMALLIRTELAAPGLQFLSNEQYNQLFTMHGTIMLLLYATPIVFGFANLVLPLQIGAPDVAFPRLNAFSYWLFLFGALITLAGFITPGGAADFGWTAYTPLSNAIHSPGAGGDLWIMGLIVAGLGTILGAVNMITTVVSMRAPGMTMFRMPIFTWNILVTSILVLIAFPPLTAALFALAYDRHLGAHIYDPANGGPILWQHLFWFFGHPEVYIVALPFFGIVTEIIPVFSRKPIFGYTTLVYATLGIAGLSMTVWAHHMFATGAVLLPFFSLTSYLIAVPTGIKFFNWIGTMWKGQLTFETPMLWAFGFLVTFLLGGLSGVLLASPPLDFHVHDTYFVVAHFHYVLFGTIVFASFGGVYFWFPKMTGRLLDERLGKLHFWLTLIGFHTTFLVQHWLGNMGMPRRYADYLATDGFQPLNIVSTIGALILGVSMLPFVWNVFKSWRYGEPVSVDDPWGYGNSLEWATTCPPPRHNFTELPRVRSERPAFELHYPHMVPRMREELHLGHHTREGQSPVVHPP, encoded by the coding sequence ATGACTGCCGAAGCGCCGCCTGCCGCACCGTTGTACCCGCGCCGCCCGTTTCCGGCCCGGTCGGGCCCGAAGGGCGCGCTGGTCTACAAGTTGGTCACAACAACTGATCACAAGACGATCGGCGTCATGTACGTCGTCACCAGCTATGCGTTGTTTTTTGTGGCTGGACTGATGGCGTTGCTGATCCGCACCGAGCTCGCCGCGCCGGGCCTGCAGTTCCTGTCCAACGAGCAGTACAACCAGCTGTTCACCATGCACGGCACCATCATGTTGCTGCTGTATGCCACACCAATCGTTTTCGGCTTTGCCAACCTGGTGCTGCCGCTGCAGATCGGCGCCCCCGATGTGGCATTCCCGCGGCTGAATGCCTTCTCATACTGGTTGTTCTTGTTCGGCGCACTGATCACTCTCGCAGGTTTCATCACCCCGGGCGGCGCCGCCGACTTCGGCTGGACCGCCTACACCCCGCTGAGCAACGCCATACATAGCCCTGGCGCTGGCGGCGACCTGTGGATCATGGGACTGATCGTCGCCGGGCTGGGCACCATCCTCGGTGCGGTCAACATGATCACCACCGTGGTGAGTATGCGTGCGCCCGGGATGACGATGTTTCGGATGCCGATTTTCACCTGGAACATCCTGGTGACCTCGATCCTCGTGCTGATAGCCTTTCCGCCCCTGACCGCCGCACTATTCGCCTTGGCCTATGACCGCCACCTCGGGGCCCATATCTATGACCCGGCAAACGGCGGCCCAATTCTGTGGCAGCACCTGTTCTGGTTCTTCGGCCATCCCGAGGTCTACATCGTGGCGCTGCCGTTCTTCGGGATCGTTACCGAGATCATCCCGGTGTTCAGCCGCAAACCAATCTTCGGCTACACCACCTTGGTGTACGCCACTCTCGGGATTGCCGGGCTGTCGATGACGGTGTGGGCTCATCACATGTTCGCCACCGGAGCCGTTCTCCTGCCGTTCTTTTCGCTCACCTCGTACTTGATCGCGGTGCCCACCGGCATCAAGTTCTTCAACTGGATCGGCACCATGTGGAAGGGGCAGTTGACCTTTGAAACGCCCATGCTATGGGCGTTCGGCTTTCTGGTCACCTTCCTGCTCGGTGGGCTGTCCGGTGTGCTGCTGGCGAGCCCGCCGCTGGATTTCCATGTTCATGACACCTATTTCGTGGTCGCCCACTTCCACTACGTGCTCTTCGGCACCATCGTGTTCGCCTCGTTCGGCGGGGTGTACTTCTGGTTTCCGAAGATGACCGGCCGTCTGCTGGATGAGCGGCTGGGCAAGCTCCACTTCTGGTTGACCCTCATCGGCTTCCATACCACGTTTCTGGTGCAACATTGGCTGGGCAATATGGGTATGCCACGGCGCTACGCGGACTATCTGGCCACCGACGGGTTCCAGCCGCTCAACATCGTCTCCACCATCGGGGCGCTCATCCTCGGAGTGTCGATGTTGCCGTTCGTGTGGAACGTGTTCAAGAGCTGGCGCTACGGCGAACCGGTGAGCGTCGATGATCCGTGGGGATACGGCAATTCGCTGGAGTGGGCCACCACCTGCCCACCGCCCCGGCACAATTTCACCGAACTGCCCCGCGTCCGATCTGAACGTCCCGCTTTCGAATTGCACTACCCGCACATGGTGCCGCGCATGCGTGAGGAGTTGCACCTCGGCCACCACACCCGGGAAGGGCAATCGCCAGTCGTGCATCCACCGTGA
- a CDS encoding alpha/beta hydrolase-fold protein → MMARMPDLSRRAVLGLGASATLGAGGVFALDMLLQPRTSHATPAPAIGTNVPLAPTRPLDPPPPAQAAPTMTTGSFVSAARGGISTNWAIARPPGQTKPLRPVIALHGKGSDAATVMAGGVEQGLAQAVNAGLPPFAVVAVDGGGSYWHKRASGEDSGAMVLSELIPLLDTHNLDTSRVAFLGWSMGGYGALLLGGRLGPARTAAICAVSPALWLTAGAAAPGAFDGADDFAANSVFGMPALGSIPIRVDCGDSDPFYSATKQFIAQLPNPPAGGFSPGGHNGGFWSSQLPAELTWMAPLLTA, encoded by the coding sequence ATGATGGCCCGCATGCCGGACTTAAGTCGCCGCGCCGTGCTCGGCCTTGGCGCCAGCGCGACCCTTGGCGCAGGCGGCGTATTCGCACTCGACATGCTGCTCCAGCCACGGACTTCGCATGCCACTCCGGCGCCGGCGATTGGCACAAACGTTCCGTTGGCGCCGACACGACCGCTCGATCCACCGCCACCGGCTCAGGCCGCGCCGACGATGACGACCGGCTCGTTCGTATCGGCGGCGCGGGGGGGAATATCGACCAACTGGGCCATCGCCCGTCCGCCCGGCCAGACCAAGCCGCTGCGGCCGGTGATCGCGCTGCACGGCAAGGGCAGCGACGCGGCCACCGTGATGGCCGGCGGCGTCGAACAGGGCCTGGCACAAGCCGTCAACGCCGGGCTACCGCCGTTTGCTGTGGTCGCCGTCGACGGGGGCGGCAGCTACTGGCATAAACGGGCTTCCGGCGAGGATTCCGGGGCCATGGTGCTCAGTGAGCTCATCCCGCTGCTGGACACCCATAACCTGGACACCTCGCGGGTGGCATTTCTGGGCTGGTCGATGGGCGGTTACGGGGCGTTACTGCTCGGCGGCCGACTCGGACCGGCTCGGACCGCGGCGATATGCGCGGTGAGCCCGGCGCTATGGCTGACGGCCGGCGCGGCCGCACCCGGCGCGTTCGACGGAGCCGACGACTTTGCCGCGAACTCGGTGTTCGGCATGCCCGCGCTGGGTTCCATTCCAATCCGGGTGGATTGCGGCGACAGCGATCCCTTTTATTCGGCGACCAAACAGTTCATCGCTCAACTACCGAACCCGCCCGCGGGCGGGTTCTCCCCCGGCGGGCACAACGGCGGGTTTTGGAGCTCACAGCTGCCCGCCGAGTTGACCTGGATGGCACCGCTGCTGACGGCGTGA